A stretch of the Neisseria sp. DTU_2020_1000833_1_SI_GRL_NUU_006 genome encodes the following:
- the acpP gene encoding acyl carrier protein, protein MSNIEQQVKKIVAEQLGVSEAEVKNESSFQDDLGADSLDTVELVMALEEAFGCEIPDEEAEKITTVQLAIDYINAHNG, encoded by the coding sequence ATGTCAAACATCGAACAACAAGTTAAGAAAATTGTTGCTGAACAACTGGGCGTAAGCGAAGCCGAAGTCAAAAATGAATCTTCCTTCCAAGACGACCTGGGTGCAGATTCTTTGGACACCGTAGAATTGGTTATGGCTTTGGAAGAAGCTTTCGGTTGCGAAATCCCCGATGAAGAAGCCGAAAAAATCACTACCGTACAACTGGCTATCGACTACATCAACGCCCACAACGGCTAA
- the ppk2 gene encoding polyphosphate kinase 2, with the protein MADHQLEPFENVELGEKQDQLQVFEKAVLEHEGRGTDEDSGSAPLPANYPYKQRMRRAAYEKEKQKLQIELLKVQSWVKDSGQRIVSLFEGRDAAGKGGTIKRFMEHLNPRGARVVALEKPTTTERGQWYFQRYIQNLPTAGEMVFFDRSWYNRAGVERVMGFCEPNEYLLFMRQTPELERMLVASGIHLFKFWFSVSREEQLRRFISRRDDPLKHWKLSPVDIQSLDRWDDYTEAKNAMFFHTHTGDAPWVIIRSDDKKRARLNCIRYFLHQLDYPGKDVKAIGKVDEKIVLVPDTRYKEKTVDIGHD; encoded by the coding sequence ATGGCAGATCATCAGTTAGAACCGTTTGAAAACGTTGAATTGGGCGAAAAGCAAGACCAGTTGCAAGTTTTCGAAAAAGCCGTTTTGGAACACGAAGGACGCGGTACGGACGAAGATTCCGGCAGCGCACCGCTTCCCGCCAATTACCCCTACAAACAACGTATGCGCCGCGCCGCATACGAGAAAGAAAAACAAAAGCTGCAAATCGAATTGCTGAAAGTGCAAAGCTGGGTCAAAGACTCCGGCCAACGCATCGTCAGCCTGTTTGAAGGCCGCGATGCCGCAGGCAAGGGCGGTACCATCAAACGCTTTATGGAACATTTGAATCCGCGCGGCGCGCGTGTCGTCGCACTGGAAAAACCGACCACCACCGAACGCGGTCAATGGTATTTCCAACGCTACATCCAAAACCTGCCGACCGCAGGCGAAATGGTATTCTTCGACCGCTCATGGTACAACCGCGCCGGCGTAGAACGCGTGATGGGCTTCTGCGAACCCAACGAATACCTGCTCTTCATGCGCCAAACCCCCGAATTGGAACGCATGCTCGTCGCCAGCGGCATCCACCTCTTCAAATTCTGGTTCTCCGTATCCCGCGAAGAACAACTGCGCCGCTTCATCTCCCGCCGCGACGATCCCCTGAAACACTGGAAACTCTCCCCTGTGGACATCCAGTCGCTCGACCGCTGGGACGACTACACCGAAGCCAAAAACGCCATGTTCTTTCACACCCACACCGGCGACGCGCCTTGGGTCATCATCCGTTCCGACGACAAAAAACGCGCCCGCCTCAACTGTATCCGCTATTTCCTGCATCAGTTGGACTACCCGGGCAAAGACGTGAAAGCCATCGGCAAAGTAGACGAAAAAATCGTCCTCGTCCCCGATACGCGCTACAAAGAGAAAACCGTCGATATCGGTCACGACTGA
- a CDS encoding TonB-dependent receptor — protein MQRSPAIYFRTPLDSAYPLNGVLGVDYAQEKWGVDTKLRWSKKHSRVSSDSVFQAPGYGVWDVGAWYKPSKNVEIGANIYNIGNKKYWQHADVTGMSRSSVMDLYTETGRNFAARVQLKF, from the coding sequence TTGCAAAGGTCTCCAGCTATTTACTTCCGTACGCCGCTGGATTCCGCCTACCCGCTCAACGGCGTTTTGGGCGTGGACTACGCGCAAGAAAAATGGGGCGTTGATACCAAACTGCGCTGGTCGAAAAAACACAGCCGCGTCAGCAGCGACAGCGTTTTCCAAGCGCCGGGCTACGGCGTATGGGATGTCGGCGCGTGGTACAAGCCGTCTAAAAACGTCGAAATCGGCGCGAACATTTACAACATCGGCAACAAAAAATACTGGCAACACGCAGACGTCACCGGTATGAGCCGCTCAAGCGTGATGGATTTGTACACCGAAACCGGCCGCAATTTCGCCGCCCGCGTGCAGCTTAAGTTTTAA
- the pyk gene encoding pyruvate kinase produces the protein MSNAKRDVTRISHNTKIVATLGPGSNNVQLLEDMIRVGGLNVVRFNFSHGTPEFHQENARIVREAAKRAGQEIAILADLQGPKIRVGKIAGGSIELNKGETLVLDAALEGEGTRDTVGLDYRDLPDDVVAGDVLWLDDGLLTLTVESVEGSKIVTKVENSHVLKSNKGINKRGGGLSAGALTEKDFRDLKTAIAIGCDYLAISFVKSAEDLHTARAKVEEEMKGSTAVRPGLVSKIERVEAIENLDEIILASDGIMVARGDLAVEVGHAAVPALQKRMIRRARELRRFSITATQMMESMITNPVPTRAEVSDVANAVLDGTDAVMCSAETAVGAYPFETVSQMAIICAAAEKEQDSLNGVAEQVDYPEAVSTNLAIAGGAVSVARAVHAKAIVALTESGSTAFEVSRHNITLPIFALTPSISAQRRMAMYRGVRPMILATSTDHDTALNEVEAMLVEHKILSSGDQYIITSGSQMRESGSTNTLEVLRVK, from the coding sequence ATGAGTAATGCAAAACGCGATGTAACCCGCATCAGCCACAACACCAAAATCGTCGCTACGTTGGGGCCGGGCAGCAACAATGTCCAGTTGTTGGAAGACATGATCCGTGTAGGCGGTCTGAATGTCGTCCGTTTCAATTTCAGCCACGGCACGCCTGAATTCCATCAGGAAAATGCCCGCATCGTGCGTGAAGCGGCAAAACGCGCAGGACAGGAAATCGCCATCCTCGCCGACTTGCAAGGTCCGAAAATCCGTGTCGGCAAAATCGCCGGCGGCAGCATCGAATTGAACAAAGGCGAAACGCTGGTTCTTGATGCCGCGCTCGAAGGCGAAGGCACGCGCGACACGGTCGGTTTGGACTACCGCGACCTGCCTGATGATGTCGTTGCAGGCGATGTTTTGTGGTTGGACGACGGTTTGCTGACTTTGACCGTGGAATCCGTTGAAGGCAGTAAGATTGTTACTAAAGTTGAAAACAGCCATGTGTTGAAAAGCAACAAAGGCATCAATAAACGCGGCGGCGGTTTGTCCGCAGGCGCGTTGACCGAGAAAGACTTCCGCGACCTGAAAACCGCGATTGCCATCGGTTGCGACTACCTCGCCATCAGCTTTGTAAAATCCGCCGAAGATTTGCACACTGCCCGCGCCAAAGTCGAAGAAGAAATGAAAGGCAGCACTGCGGTTCGCCCCGGCTTGGTTTCCAAAATCGAACGTGTGGAAGCGATTGAAAACTTGGACGAAATCATCCTCGCCAGCGACGGTATCATGGTGGCGCGCGGCGACTTGGCGGTCGAAGTCGGACACGCAGCTGTCCCCGCCCTGCAAAAACGCATGATCCGCCGCGCACGCGAATTGCGCCGCTTCAGCATTACGGCAACCCAAATGATGGAATCCATGATCACCAACCCCGTACCGACCCGCGCGGAAGTCAGCGACGTGGCAAACGCAGTATTGGACGGCACCGATGCGGTGATGTGTTCCGCCGAAACCGCCGTCGGCGCGTATCCGTTTGAAACCGTCAGCCAAATGGCGATTATTTGCGCGGCTGCGGAAAAAGAACAAGATTCGCTCAACGGCGTTGCCGAACAGGTCGATTATCCCGAAGCCGTCAGCACCAACTTGGCGATTGCCGGCGGCGCGGTCAGCGTGGCGCGCGCGGTTCACGCCAAAGCCATCGTCGCCCTGACTGAAAGCGGTTCGACCGCCTTCGAAGTCAGCCGCCACAACATCACCTTGCCGATTTTCGCTCTGACCCCGAGCATTTCCGCCCAACGCCGTATGGCGATGTACCGCGGCGTGCGCCCGATGATTCTGGCGACCAGCACCGACCACGATACCGCGCTGAACGAAGTGGAAGCCATGTTGGTCGAACATAAAATCTTAAGCTCCGGCGACCAATACATCATCACCAGCGGTTCGCAAATGCGCGAATCCGGTTCGACCAATACGCTGGAAGTGTTGCGCGTTAAATAA
- the fabF gene encoding beta-ketoacyl-ACP synthase II yields the protein MSQRRVVITGLGQVSPVGNDVATAWSNLLAGKSGIGRITRFDASDINSQIAGEVRDFDIGQYISAKEARRMDVFIHYGIAAALQAIDDAGLDELESLDKDRVGVNIGSGIGGLPSIEATGKAVIEGGARKINPFFIPGSLINLIAGHVTILKGYRGPSYGMVSACTTGAHSIGDSARLIKYGDADVMIAGGAEGAISTLGVGGFAAMKALSTRNDDPATASRPWDKGRDGFVIGEGAGVLVLEELEHAKKRGAKIYAEIVGFGMSSDAYHITAPNEEGPALAVTRALKDAGLNPEDVDYVNAHGTSTPLGDANETKALKRALGDHARKVIVNSTKSMTGHLLGAAGGVEALYSVLAVHEQKSPPTINIFEQDIEAGCDLDYCANEARDVKIDLAISNSFGFGGTNGTLVFKRFKD from the coding sequence ATGAGTCAGAGAAGAGTAGTCATCACAGGCCTCGGCCAAGTATCACCGGTCGGCAACGACGTCGCCACCGCATGGAGCAACCTGCTCGCAGGCAAAAGCGGCATCGGCCGGATTACCCGCTTTGACGCATCCGACATCAACAGCCAAATCGCCGGTGAAGTGCGCGATTTCGACATCGGCCAATACATCAGTGCCAAAGAAGCCCGCCGCATGGACGTGTTCATCCACTACGGCATCGCCGCCGCGCTGCAAGCCATTGACGATGCCGGTTTGGACGAATTGGAAAGCCTCGATAAAGACCGCGTCGGCGTGAACATCGGTTCCGGCATCGGCGGCCTGCCCAGCATTGAAGCCACCGGTAAAGCCGTTATCGAAGGCGGCGCGCGCAAAATCAATCCTTTCTTTATCCCCGGTTCGCTGATCAACCTGATTGCGGGCCACGTTACCATCCTCAAAGGCTACCGCGGCCCCAGCTACGGCATGGTTTCCGCCTGTACCACCGGTGCGCACTCCATCGGCGACTCCGCCCGCCTGATTAAATACGGCGACGCGGACGTAATGATTGCAGGCGGTGCCGAAGGCGCGATCAGCACTTTGGGCGTGGGCGGTTTTGCTGCGATGAAAGCACTTTCCACCCGCAACGACGATCCCGCCACCGCTTCCCGTCCGTGGGATAAAGGCCGCGACGGCTTCGTTATCGGCGAAGGTGCGGGCGTGTTGGTGTTGGAAGAACTGGAACACGCCAAAAAACGCGGAGCGAAAATTTACGCCGAAATCGTCGGCTTCGGCATGAGTTCCGATGCCTACCACATCACCGCCCCGAACGAAGAAGGCCCTGCGCTGGCGGTTACCCGCGCGCTGAAAGATGCCGGACTGAATCCCGAAGACGTCGATTACGTCAACGCACACGGTACGTCCACTCCGCTGGGCGATGCCAACGAAACCAAAGCGCTCAAGCGCGCGCTGGGCGACCATGCCCGCAAAGTCATCGTCAACTCCACCAAATCCATGACCGGCCACTTGCTCGGCGCGGCAGGCGGCGTGGAAGCGCTGTACAGCGTGTTGGCGGTACACGAGCAAAAATCCCCGCCGACCATCAACATCTTCGAACAAGACATCGAAGCAGGCTGTGATTTGGACTACTGCGCCAACGAAGCGCGCGACGTGAAAATCGACCTTGCCATCTCCAATTCCTTCGGCTTCGGCGGTACCAACGGCACACTGGTGTTCAAACGGTTCAAAGACTGA
- a CDS encoding bifunctional anthranilate synthase component I family protein/class IV aminotransferase: MPYFALFDDAVSGRAKLYQNHVESRLFHPNELDSLNDALQKGWQKGLHAVLFADYEFGLPLMGIESERGGNLALHWFADCADIDAESWLAQNSDDLPAGISTPQSSVSEADYLDHIRQIHEAIRRGDTYQINYTTRLHLQAYGNPVSLYRRLRQPVPYAVLSHLPDAAGKSAWTLCFSPELFLKISADGTISTEPMKGTAPILGDGQDERRAAELQADPKNRAENVMIVDLLRNDLGKIAQTGKVCVPEPFKVSRFGSVWQMTSTIQAQALPHITAADILRAAFPCGSITGAPKRMSMQIIESLEAEARGLYTGSIGYLKPCAGGLGFEGIFNVVIRTLLLRPVSDDLYHGVYGVGSGIVIDSDPAAEYRECGWKARFLNELRPAFGIFETMRVENRQCRLLDLHLGRLKTSAQALNLPLPDDCETRIRQYIAKLPDGLFRLKAELVSDDLILSHAATTELPAPQRIIPAPPPLPRCDYLRRFKTTRRALYDQAWQTAETQGAFDSLFFNSDGLLLEGGRSNVFVKYQGQWLTPSLDLDILNGVMRQAVLQQPQTYLGADEIIETHITRDMLEHAEEIRLSNALRGMFEADLVVKE, from the coding sequence ATGCCTTATTTCGCCCTGTTTGACGATGCCGTGAGCGGCCGCGCAAAACTCTATCAAAATCATGTGGAAAGCCGCCTTTTCCATCCTAACGAACTGGATTCGCTAAACGATGCGCTGCAAAAGGGCTGGCAAAAAGGGCTGCATGCTGTGTTGTTTGCAGACTACGAATTCGGTTTGCCGCTGATGGGGATTGAGTCCGAACGCGGTGGCAATCTTGCCCTGCACTGGTTTGCCGACTGCGCCGACATCGATGCCGAAAGCTGGCTTGCCCAAAATTCAGACGACCTCCCCGCCGGTATTTCCACGCCGCAATCCTCCGTATCCGAAGCCGATTACCTCGATCACATCCGCCAAATCCACGAAGCCATCCGGCGCGGCGACACCTATCAAATCAACTACACCACCCGCCTGCACCTGCAAGCCTACGGCAACCCCGTCAGCCTCTACCGCCGCCTGCGCCAACCCGTCCCCTATGCCGTTTTGTCCCACCTGCCCGATGCGGCAGGGAAATCCGCGTGGACGCTGTGTTTCTCGCCCGAACTCTTCCTCAAAATCAGTGCGGACGGCACCATCAGCACCGAACCGATGAAAGGCACCGCGCCGATTTTGGGCGACGGGCAAGACGAACGCCGCGCCGCCGAGTTGCAAGCCGACCCGAAAAACCGCGCCGAAAACGTGATGATTGTCGATTTGCTGCGTAACGACCTCGGCAAAATCGCCCAAACCGGCAAAGTATGCGTGCCCGAGCCGTTTAAAGTATCGCGTTTCGGCAGCGTCTGGCAGATGACCAGCACCATCCAAGCCCAAGCCCTGCCGCATATTACCGCCGCCGACATCCTCCGCGCCGCCTTCCCCTGCGGCAGCATCACCGGCGCACCCAAACGCATGAGCATGCAGATTATCGAATCGCTCGAAGCCGAAGCGCGCGGCCTGTACACCGGCAGCATCGGCTACCTGAAACCCTGCGCGGGCGGGCTGGGGTTTGAAGGCATATTCAACGTCGTCATCCGTACCTTGTTGCTCAGACCCGTTTCAGACGACCTCTATCACGGAGTGTACGGCGTCGGTTCCGGCATCGTCATCGACAGCGACCCCGCCGCCGAATATCGCGAATGCGGCTGGAAAGCCCGTTTCCTCAACGAACTGCGCCCAGCCTTCGGCATCTTCGAAACCATGCGCGTGGAAAACAGGCAATGCCGCCTGCTCGACCTGCATTTAGGCCGTCTGAAAACCTCCGCCCAAGCCCTCAACCTGCCCCTGCCCGATGACTGCGAAACCCGAATCCGACAATACATCGCCAAACTGCCCGACGGCCTGTTCCGCTTGAAAGCCGAACTCGTTTCAGACGACCTCATCCTCAGCCATGCTGCCACCACCGAGCTGCCCGCCCCGCAGCGCATCATCCCCGCCCCGCCACCCCTCCCGCGCTGCGACTACCTGCGCCGCTTCAAAACCACCCGCCGCGCCCTGTACGACCAAGCGTGGCAAACCGCCGAAACACAAGGCGCGTTCGACAGCCTGTTTTTCAATTCAGACGGCCTCCTGCTCGAAGGCGGCAGAAGCAACGTGTTCGTCAAATACCAAGGGCAATGGCTCACCCCGTCTCTGGATTTGGACATCCTCAACGGCGTCATGCGCCAAGCCGTGTTGCAGCAGCCGCAAACCTACTTGGGCGCAGACGAAATCATCGAAACGCACATCACCCGCGACATGCTGGAACACGCCGAAGAAATCCGCCTCTCCAACGCCTTAAGGGGCATGTTTGAGGCGGATTTGGTCGTTAAAGAATAA
- a CDS encoding DUF389 domain-containing protein: MQDQENIKNQEEQENQPKEDYDAMTRLQDVFNLAHDQAHPDKIDAVIRANTRVSGTNMWVLMFAIAVASIGLNVNSTAVVIGAMLISPLMGPIVGMGYGLAVGDTALIRQAVRNIIIFVVISLITATLYFLLTPLKEAQSELLARTQPTLWDVLIAFFGGSAGIVALTRKEGGNAIPGVAIATALMPPLCTAGYGLAHGNWHYFLGASYLFAINCVFIAFSTLLVSKLLKLPRRGLVTESKRRLQSIFITAVVLAVMIPSGYMASGLVRQEIFNTKANAAITAAQQQEGFFVLRKMLNYRENKVGLIVNGTGNAEKITALLEKSLDASGVKEPKVNVVYAGGNGTKIEELLASRNNSVHQQNELKEQQAYIDTVLAGKASGIDDAAVLKELKAQYPEAEKIVVGRGLVWEKAQTEPVSEQPESGKNTKSETGEHDDIVVVSLEFKESLPAKDRERLQAWLNQRYEGKTVRMFVNTQVSDI; encoded by the coding sequence ATGCAAGACCAAGAAAATATTAAAAACCAAGAAGAACAGGAAAACCAGCCAAAAGAGGACTATGATGCCATGACCAGGCTGCAAGACGTGTTCAACCTTGCGCATGACCAGGCCCATCCCGATAAAATTGATGCTGTCATCCGTGCCAATACCCGGGTGTCAGGAACCAATATGTGGGTATTGATGTTTGCGATTGCCGTGGCGAGCATCGGTCTGAATGTAAACAGCACGGCGGTAGTGATAGGAGCGATGTTGATTTCCCCGCTGATGGGGCCGATAGTCGGTATGGGTTACGGTTTGGCGGTAGGGGATACCGCGCTGATCCGTCAAGCGGTGCGCAATATCATTATATTCGTCGTCATCAGCTTGATTACGGCTACGTTGTATTTCCTGTTAACCCCGCTTAAAGAGGCGCAAAGCGAGCTTTTGGCGCGTACCCAGCCGACCCTTTGGGATGTATTGATTGCCTTCTTCGGCGGTAGCGCGGGGATTGTGGCGCTGACCCGAAAAGAAGGAGGCAATGCCATACCGGGTGTGGCGATTGCGACCGCATTGATGCCGCCCCTGTGTACTGCCGGCTACGGACTGGCACACGGAAACTGGCACTACTTTCTCGGTGCTTCATATCTTTTTGCCATCAACTGCGTGTTTATCGCTTTTTCCACTTTGTTGGTTTCCAAATTGCTCAAGCTGCCGCGCAGGGGGCTGGTAACCGAGTCCAAGCGCAGGCTGCAAAGTATTTTTATCACCGCCGTCGTACTTGCTGTCATGATTCCGAGCGGGTATATGGCTTCAGGGTTGGTGCGTCAGGAGATCTTCAACACCAAAGCCAATGCCGCGATCACCGCCGCGCAGCAGCAAGAAGGTTTTTTTGTTCTTCGTAAGATGTTGAACTATAGAGAAAACAAAGTCGGTCTGATCGTCAACGGAACGGGAAATGCCGAGAAAATTACCGCCCTGTTGGAAAAAAGCCTAGACGCGTCGGGTGTGAAAGAGCCGAAGGTCAACGTGGTCTATGCGGGAGGGAACGGCACCAAAATCGAAGAATTGCTGGCAAGCCGAAACAATTCTGTTCATCAGCAAAATGAGCTGAAAGAGCAGCAGGCCTATATCGATACCGTACTGGCAGGCAAAGCTTCCGGTATCGATGATGCCGCGGTACTCAAGGAATTAAAAGCCCAATATCCGGAAGCGGAAAAAATCGTTGTCGGACGCGGCTTGGTTTGGGAGAAAGCGCAAACAGAGCCTGTTTCCGAGCAGCCTGAAAGCGGCAAAAATACTAAATCGGAAACAGGCGAACATGACGATATTGTCGTGGTTTCGCTCGAATTTAAGGAGTCTTTGCCTGCCAAAGACCGCGAACGCTTACAGGCGTGGTTGAACCAGCGTTATGAGGGTAAGACCGTGCGCATGTTTGTGAACACTCAAGTTTCAGATATATAA
- a CDS encoding hypoxanthine-guanine phosphoribosyltransferase, with protein sequence MIDLETKRLETQAMLDNAELLFDQDQCRAALQKVADEITRDLGDKYPLLLPVMGGAVVFTGQLLPLLRFPLDFDYVHVSRYGDKLAGGAFNWKRMPDPEQIRGRHVVVLDDILDEGHTMSAIQSKLLEMGAASCRAAVFANKLIDKEKPTKADYVGLDVPNRYVFGYGMDAAGCWRNLGEIYALNQG encoded by the coding sequence ATGATCGATTTAGAAACCAAACGCCTTGAAACCCAAGCCATGCTTGATAATGCCGAGCTTTTGTTCGACCAAGACCAATGCCGTGCCGCGCTGCAAAAAGTGGCGGACGAGATTACGCGCGACTTGGGGGACAAATATCCGCTCCTGCTGCCTGTGATGGGCGGGGCGGTGGTGTTTACGGGGCAGTTGCTGCCGCTGTTGCGCTTTCCGTTGGACTTTGATTATGTTCATGTTTCCCGTTACGGCGACAAGCTGGCGGGCGGCGCGTTCAACTGGAAACGGATGCCCGACCCGGAGCAGATTCGGGGGCGTCATGTGGTCGTGTTGGACGATATTTTGGACGAGGGACACACGATGTCGGCGATTCAGTCCAAGCTCTTGGAAATGGGGGCGGCAAGCTGCCGTGCGGCTGTGTTTGCCAACAAGTTGATCGACAAGGAAAAACCGACCAAGGCGGATTATGTCGGACTGGATGTTCCCAACCGCTACGTCTTCGGCTACGGTATGGACGCGGCGGGCTGCTGGCGCAATTTGGGCGAGATTTACGCGCTCAACCAAGGCTGA